In bacterium, a single genomic region encodes these proteins:
- a CDS encoding DNA-binding protein — translation MKRINFFLIVISVIFLEIVIASSDVKKSEKIVPVRALFENPSFYDGKVVTVKGEVIGDIMKEGEAFWINIKDGDFFIGIIIDASNKEKIKYTGRYRIVGDTIEISGTYHLHCPVHYGERDIHTEQFEIVESGYVIPEMIQNDRIIGCILLGIVTIFILLYSQRESIRKDNVGQQKQR, via the coding sequence ATGAAAAGAATAAATTTTTTCTTAATAGTTATATCCGTCATTTTTTTAGAGATTGTCATTGCCTCATCTGATGTAAAAAAGTCAGAAAAGATTGTTCCAGTCAGGGCACTTTTTGAAAATCCTTCATTTTATGATGGGAAGGTTGTTACTGTTAAAGGTGAAGTTATAGGGGATATAATGAAAGAAGGTGAGGCATTCTGGATAAACATAAAAGATGGGGACTTCTTTATAGGGATTATTATAGATGCTTCTAATAAGGAAAAAATAAAATATACAGGTAGGTATAGAATAGTGGGAGATACTATAGAAATTTCTGGCACATATCATCTTCATTGTCCTGTCCACTATGGAGAACGGGATATACATACTGAACAATTTGAAATAGTTGAAAGTGGATATGTAATACCAGAGATGATTCAGAATGATAGAATTATCGGATGTATCTTACTCGGGATAGTTACAATATTTATACTTCTCTATTCTCAAAGGGAGAGTATCCGTAAAGATAACGTCGGTCAGCAGAAACAAAGGTAA
- a CDS encoding TrkH family potassium uptake protein, with amino-acid sequence MIPYFSREDIGLILYYLGKIIKGIGVIMLIPLFVGVINKEWLPSINFLFTALISIIIGSIPVIMFHEDRDLNWRQGMSVVALSWIIAMLIGAIPLYLSGHYISYLDASFEAMSAFATTGLVVVNDLDHMSYAYNFWRHLMCFIGGQGIILVALTLFVRGGSVFKVYVGEAREEKIMPNIIQTARFIWFVSLTYLVIGTGILFSINLLRNISPGRALFHAICLFMAGWDTAGFAVQSQNVLYYHSPVVELVTAMFCLLGAVNFGVHYAAWTGKPKELLRNYELKLYMISILTTFFLVCSGFIIHFPFPNFISFFREGFYQLISAHTGVGYSNIALHNFSYWPPLAILGLIIAMGLGGSSTSTSGGIKILRIGILLKGIKKEINVLTSPGATVVVERFHHIKDITIEDNHIKMAAIIIILYTVLYLIGGIIGVVYGYPFLPSLFESVSASANVGLSMGITSPFMPAGLKITYIIQMWIGRLEFLSVFVLFRFLLSLKSPE; translated from the coding sequence ATGATACCTTATTTTTCCAGAGAAGACATAGGACTTATTCTGTACTACCTCGGTAAGATTATAAAAGGGATTGGAGTTATTATGTTAATCCCTCTTTTTGTTGGAGTTATAAACAAAGAATGGTTACCATCTATAAATTTTCTCTTTACTGCACTTATCTCAATTATAATTGGAAGTATTCCTGTTATAATGTTCCATGAAGATAGAGACCTTAACTGGCGACAGGGTATGAGCGTTGTTGCTCTATCATGGATTATTGCAATGCTTATCGGTGCTATTCCCCTATATCTTTCAGGACATTACATAAGTTATCTGGATGCATCCTTTGAAGCAATGAGTGCTTTTGCTACCACAGGTCTTGTTGTTGTAAATGACCTTGACCATATGTCTTACGCCTATAATTTCTGGAGGCATCTTATGTGTTTCATTGGTGGACAGGGCATTATTCTTGTAGCCCTTACACTTTTTGTTAGAGGGGGAAGTGTATTTAAAGTATATGTAGGAGAAGCACGGGAAGAAAAGATAATGCCCAATATTATCCAGACAGCAAGATTTATATGGTTTGTGAGTTTAACATATCTTGTTATAGGTACAGGCATTCTTTTCAGTATAAATCTCTTGAGAAACATCTCTCCGGGAAGAGCACTTTTTCATGCTATCTGTCTTTTTATGGCTGGATGGGACACTGCAGGATTTGCTGTACAGAGTCAAAATGTCCTTTATTATCATAGTCCTGTTGTTGAACTGGTTACTGCAATGTTCTGTTTACTGGGTGCTGTTAATTTTGGAGTACACTATGCTGCATGGACAGGTAAACCAAAGGAACTTTTAAGGAATTATGAGTTAAAACTTTATATGATAAGCATCCTTACAACTTTTTTCCTTGTATGCAGTGGTTTTATTATACATTTCCCGTTTCCTAACTTTATATCATTCTTCCGTGAAGGATTTTATCAACTTATCTCTGCACATACAGGGGTTGGATATTCAAATATAGCCTTACATAATTTTTCATACTGGCCTCCACTTGCTATACTTGGACTTATTATAGCAATGGGATTGGGTGGAAGTTCTACATCAACCTCAGGAGGAATAAAAATTTTAAGGATAGGCATCCTTCTCAAAGGTATAAAAAAAGAAATAAACGTTCTTACTTCACCTGGAGCAACTGTAGTGGTTGAAAGGTTCCATCATATCAAAGATATTACAATAGAAGACAACCATATAAAGATGGCAGCAATAATTATAATTTTATATACCGTCCTTTACTTAATAGGTGGGATAATAGGAGTGGTTTACGGATATCCGTTTCTTCCGTCTCTTTTTGAATCTGTTTCTGCCTCTGCTAATGTTGGACTTTCTATGGGAATTACATCTCCTTTTATGCCTGCAGGATTAAAAATTACATATATCATTCAGATGTGGATAGGCCGTTTAGAATTTCTATCTGTATTTGTGTTATTCAGGTTCCTGTTATCTTTGAAAAGTCCAGAATAA
- a CDS encoding NAD-binding protein, protein MNIIIVGGGNVGCNLAERLSGSNYVTLIEKDPETGKRLAGKMNILVIQGDGCDINLLKQAGITKADVVAAVTGSDVDNLVVCQIAKDIFHVKRTVAKVNDPKNEKIFYQLGVDIAIGSTAIIAKVIEDEVSWEDFITLFTFKRGNLSIIRVDLPETSPVINRTLNEIELPEDSVLVAIIRNGEIMIPKMNSILREKDEIIAITKVEHESLLFKSLIGEVSEQ, encoded by the coding sequence ATGAATATCATAATAGTTGGTGGTGGAAATGTCGGATGCAACCTCGCTGAGAGATTGAGTGGAAGTAATTATGTCACACTCATAGAAAAAGACCCTGAAACAGGAAAGCGACTGGCAGGCAAAATGAATATTCTCGTTATACAGGGTGATGGATGTGATATAAACCTTCTTAAACAGGCAGGTATTACAAAAGCAGATGTTGTAGCTGCTGTTACAGGAAGTGATGTAGATAATCTTGTTGTATGTCAGATTGCAAAGGATATATTTCATGTAAAAAGGACTGTTGCAAAGGTAAATGACCCTAAGAACGAGAAGATATTCTATCAATTAGGGGTTGATATAGCAATAGGTAGTACAGCAATAATAGCCAAAGTAATAGAAGACGAGGTAAGCTGGGAGGACTTCATAACCCTTTTTACATTCAAACGTGGAAATCTTTCAATAATAAGGGTTGACCTTCCTGAAACCTCTCCTGTAATAAATCGGACTTTAAACGAAATTGAATTACCAGAGGATTCTGTTCTTGTAGCAATTATAAGAAATGGTGAGATAATGATACCTAAGATGAATTCTATTTTGAGAGAAAAAGATGAAATAATTGCTATTACGAAAGTAGAGCATGAATCACTTTTATTTAAGTCCCTGATTGGAGAAGTGAGTGAGCAATGA